A section of the Platichthys flesus chromosome 22, fPlaFle2.1, whole genome shotgun sequence genome encodes:
- the LOC133933563 gene encoding histone H4 isoform X3: MSGRGKGGKGLGKGGAKRHRKVLRDNIQGITKPAIRRLARRGGVKRISGLIYEETRGVLKVFLENVIRDAVTYTEHAKRKTVTAMDVVYALKRQGRTLYGFGG; the protein is encoded by the coding sequence atgtctggacgaggaaagggaggaaaggggctcggtaaaggaggcgcaaagcgtcaccgcaaagttctccgtgataacatccagggcattaccaagcccgccatccgccgcctggctcgccgtggcggagtgaagcgtatctccggtctgatctacgaggagacccgcggcgtgttgaaggttttcctggagaacgtgatccgcgatgctgtcacctacaccgagcacgccaagaggaagaccgtcaccgccatggacgtggtgtatgctctgaagagacaggGCCGCACTCTCTACGGCTTCGGCGGATAA
- the LOC133933563 gene encoding histone H4 isoform X1 encodes MSISMSGRGKGGKGLGKGGAKRHRKVLRDNIQGITKPAIRRLARRGGVKRISGLIYEETRGVLKVFLENVIRDAVTYTEHAKRKTVTAMDVVYALKRQGRTLYGFGG; translated from the exons atgtccatatct atgtctggacgaggaaagggaggaaaggggctcggtaaaggaggcgcaaagcgtcaccgcaaagttctccgtgataacatccagggcattaccaagcccgccatccgccgcctggctcgccgtggcggagtgaagcgtatctccggtctgatctacgaggagacccgcggcgtgttgaaggttttcctggagaacgtgatccgcgatgctgtcacctacaccgagcacgccaagaggaagaccgtcaccgccatggacgtggtgtatgctctgaagagacaggGCCGCACTCTCTACGGCTTCGGCGGATAA
- the LOC133933563 gene encoding histone H4 isoform X2, translating to MTNMSGRGKGGKGLGKGGAKRHRKVLRDNIQGITKPAIRRLARRGGVKRISGLIYEETRGVLKVFLENVIRDAVTYTEHAKRKTVTAMDVVYALKRQGRTLYGFGG from the exons atgacaaac atgtctggacgaggaaagggaggaaaggggctcggtaaaggaggcgcaaagcgtcaccgcaaagttctccgtgataacatccagggcattaccaagcccgccatccgccgcctggctcgccgtggcggagtgaagcgtatctccggtctgatctacgaggagacccgcggcgtgttgaaggttttcctggagaacgtgatccgcgatgctgtcacctacaccgagcacgccaagaggaagaccgtcaccgccatggacgtggtgtatgctctgaagagacaggGCCGCACTCTCTACGGCTTCGGCGGATAA